The Pocillopora verrucosa isolate sample1 chromosome 14, ASM3666991v2, whole genome shotgun sequence genome has a segment encoding these proteins:
- the LOC131797836 gene encoding cyclic nucleotide-binding domain-containing protein 2 isoform X2, with protein MAIMLGGKGDNQLTKECWDETKSRNSFFRSQSESPHANGHEANNETSRENMSNLTGRTQSERESKEITSSGGFPRISSDPYSLVDISLISDEEQGSTKLRKTVSSDAAGLEKLVHIDGVLRKISSKPKQDQKWLPNQVSKKGRLSRRASLPPTYLGNFLSVNNIRKRAISSAADDADDGVISTHIDDRLPSQNSTRKAKNAGRKKVRPIINEEHLVSEKEETEVVLPAVEVDVLSEEVVEEENDGSEPIERFRKIVQLLCFLLKMKTSMDRKYRSQNTNVFAELDAETVTSVDCDGMIFDPTTFKAVREVQLSQEAIHILSLSPRSRTEEQLQIALVALKTSVAAFGEYPLKMQRRLVSVGWYERFEAKRVIIRQGHKAENFYFILSGTALVTLLVNDAKSREQRNTTVAVLGKGSSFGELALLHHKTRSATVLCKDEVSLLAVCREDFRDIFMSYEDGREPEHIRFLRGVPYLKDLPLDDLTTKHDVCIFHYFRRGVVIVNESKTKWIYVVKTGSCRVLTHLSKKTAKLKRSAGSPEKTNAVLPVIPVDEADRRKALYTAAGDRIRPILWSPEIKRPKTEPSLSSKNNNDLTLPALVGEPEKFRKTAKNVTWMGRLSALSRDIRDSEEHRQKIERLHKRISNVEKPRNKTPSNNKRQLETPEADSKNEQVVVQIELLKPKDQFGLSMLLFDNPAVKCHLVSNGAECVLIKKSWFLQHATEATLRKLRNQIPPYPSQATLEQKMQDQANWDSFKTQTINSLLDTLHL; from the exons ATGGCGATTATGTTAGGAGGTAAAGGAGACAACCAACTAACAAAAGAATGCTGGGATGAAACGAAATCAAGAAACTCTTTTTTCCGAAGTCAATCGGAAAGCCCTCACGCGAACGGACATGAAGCTAACAATGAAACAAGCAGAGAGAATATGTCTAACTTAACTGGAAGAACTCAGTCAGAGAGAGAGTCGAAGGAAATCACGAGTTCAGGAGGCTTTCCTCGTATTTCTTCTGATCCTTATTCTCTTGTTgatatttcattaatttctgACGAAGAGCAAGGTAGCACAAAACTCAGAAAAACAGTTTCATCCGATGCAGCTGGCCTGGAAAAACTAGTTCATATTGACGGCGTACTACGTAAAATTTCATCGAAGCCCAAACAAGACCAGAAGTGGCTTCCAAATCAAGTTTCAAAGAAAGGAAGACTTTCTAGACGGGCTTCCCTCCCGCCAACTTATTTAGGAAATTTCCTGTCTGTAAACAACATCAGGAAGCGAGCAATAAGCAGCGCTGCGGACGATGCAGACGATGGGGTCATATCTACACACATAGACGATCGACTTCCTTCGCAAAATTCAACGCGGAAAGCTAAAAATGCTGGACGAAAGAAAGTAAGACCAATCATAAACGAAGAGCATCTTGTTtcagagaaagaagaaacagaagtaGTTCTGCCCGCAGTCGAAGTAGACGTTTTGAGTGAAGAGGTAGTTGAAGAAGAGAATGACGGCTCGGAG CCTATCGAGAGATTTCGAAAAATTGTTCAACTTCTTTGTTTCCTGCTGAAAATGAAGACTTCTATGGACAG GAAATACCGCTCTCAAAACACAAATGTGTTCGCTGAACTGGACGCGGAGACTGTAACCAGCGTGGATTGTGATGGCATGATTTTTGATCCAACTACCTTTAAGGCGGTGCGAGAG GTACAGTTAAGTCAAGAAGCCATTCACATCCTCTCTCTGAGTCCCAGATCAAGAACGGAGGAACAGCTTCAAATT GCCTTAGTTGCGCTGAAAACCAGTGTTGCTGCCTTCGGCGAGTATCCGCTGAAGATGCAGCGACGGTTGGTGTCTGTTGGCTGGTATGAAAG attTGAGGCCAAGAGAGTTATAATTCGCCAAGGCCACAAAGCGGAAAACTTCTATTTCATTCTGTCTGGGACAG CACTTGTTACGCTATTAGTCAACGATGCGAAGTCCAGAGAACAGAGAAACACAACAGTTGCAGTTCTGGGGAAAGGAAGCAGCTTTGGG GAACTGGCCCTGCTTCATCACAAAACGAGGAGTGCGACAGTTTTATGCAAGGATGAAGTTTCTCTCTTAGCGGTTTGCAGAGAG GATTTTCGGGATATTTTTATGAGTTACGAGGACGGCAGAGAACCAGAACATATCCGATTTTTaag AGGCGTCCCGTATTTGAAGGATCTTCCACTCGACGACTTAACGACCAAGCATGACGTCTGCATATTTCATTACTTCAG gcGTGGAGTTGTTATAGTTAACGAAAGTAAGACGAAATGGATATACGTCGTGAAAACG GGATCTTGTCGAGTCCTAACTCATTTGTCCAAAAAGACAGCAAAGTTAAAGCGGTCAGCCGGCAGTCCAGAGAAAACAAACGCAGTCCTTCCCGTGATACCTGTGGACGAGGCAGACAGGAGGAAAGCGCTGTATACAG CTGCTGGTGATCGTATCCGACCGATCTTATGGTCACCAGAAATTAAACGGCCTAAGACTGAACCTTCCTTATCCTCAAAGAACAACAATGATCTAACACTGCCTGCCTTGGTTGGTGAACCGGAAAAATTCAGG AAAACCGCTAAAAACGTGACTTGGATGGGACGTCTGAGCGCATTATCTCGAGATA TCAGAGATAGCGAAGAACATCGGCAGAAAATTGAACGCCTCCACAAACGGATTAGTAATGTGGAAAAACCCCGAAATAAAACTCCTTCG AATAACAAAAGACAACTTGAGACACCAGAGGCGGACTCAAAAAACGAGCAAGTGGTGGTGCAGATAGAATTACTTAAACCCAAGGATCAGTTT GGTCTTTCGATGCTGCTTTTCGATAATCCTGCCGTCAAATGCCATTTG GTTAGCAATGGAGCGGAAtgtgttttgataaagaaaagtTGGTTCCTGCAGCATGCTACAGAAGCAACATTGCGAAAACTTAGAAATCAG ATTCCTCCATACCCAAGTCAAGCCACTCTCGAACAGAAAATGCAAGATCAGGCTAACTGGGACTCgtttaaaacacaaacaatcaaTTCTCTTCTAGATACACTTCATTTATGA
- the LOC131797836 gene encoding cyclic nucleotide-binding domain-containing protein 2 isoform X1, whose translation MAIMLGGKGDNQLTKECWDETKSRNSFFRSQSESPHANGHEANNETSRENMSNLTGRTQSERESKEITSSGGFPRISSDPYSLVDISLISDEEQGSTKLRKTVSSDAAGLEKLVHIDGVLRKISSKPKQDQKWLPNQVSKKGRLSRRASLPPTYLGNFLSVNNIRKRAISSAADDADDGVISTHIDDRLPSQNSTRKAKNAGRKKVRPIINEEHLVSEKEETEVVLPAVEVDVLSEEVVEEENDGSEVAPIERFRKIVQLLCFLLKMKTSMDRKYRSQNTNVFAELDAETVTSVDCDGMIFDPTTFKAVREVQLSQEAIHILSLSPRSRTEEQLQIALVALKTSVAAFGEYPLKMQRRLVSVGWYERFEAKRVIIRQGHKAENFYFILSGTALVTLLVNDAKSREQRNTTVAVLGKGSSFGELALLHHKTRSATVLCKDEVSLLAVCREDFRDIFMSYEDGREPEHIRFLRGVPYLKDLPLDDLTTKHDVCIFHYFRRGVVIVNESKTKWIYVVKTGSCRVLTHLSKKTAKLKRSAGSPEKTNAVLPVIPVDEADRRKALYTAAGDRIRPILWSPEIKRPKTEPSLSSKNNNDLTLPALVGEPEKFRKTAKNVTWMGRLSALSRDIRDSEEHRQKIERLHKRISNVEKPRNKTPSNNKRQLETPEADSKNEQVVVQIELLKPKDQFGLSMLLFDNPAVKCHLVSNGAECVLIKKSWFLQHATEATLRKLRNQIPPYPSQATLEQKMQDQANWDSFKTQTINSLLDTLHL comes from the exons ATGGCGATTATGTTAGGAGGTAAAGGAGACAACCAACTAACAAAAGAATGCTGGGATGAAACGAAATCAAGAAACTCTTTTTTCCGAAGTCAATCGGAAAGCCCTCACGCGAACGGACATGAAGCTAACAATGAAACAAGCAGAGAGAATATGTCTAACTTAACTGGAAGAACTCAGTCAGAGAGAGAGTCGAAGGAAATCACGAGTTCAGGAGGCTTTCCTCGTATTTCTTCTGATCCTTATTCTCTTGTTgatatttcattaatttctgACGAAGAGCAAGGTAGCACAAAACTCAGAAAAACAGTTTCATCCGATGCAGCTGGCCTGGAAAAACTAGTTCATATTGACGGCGTACTACGTAAAATTTCATCGAAGCCCAAACAAGACCAGAAGTGGCTTCCAAATCAAGTTTCAAAGAAAGGAAGACTTTCTAGACGGGCTTCCCTCCCGCCAACTTATTTAGGAAATTTCCTGTCTGTAAACAACATCAGGAAGCGAGCAATAAGCAGCGCTGCGGACGATGCAGACGATGGGGTCATATCTACACACATAGACGATCGACTTCCTTCGCAAAATTCAACGCGGAAAGCTAAAAATGCTGGACGAAAGAAAGTAAGACCAATCATAAACGAAGAGCATCTTGTTtcagagaaagaagaaacagaagtaGTTCTGCCCGCAGTCGAAGTAGACGTTTTGAGTGAAGAGGTAGTTGAAGAAGAGAATGACGGCTCGGAGGTAGCG CCTATCGAGAGATTTCGAAAAATTGTTCAACTTCTTTGTTTCCTGCTGAAAATGAAGACTTCTATGGACAG GAAATACCGCTCTCAAAACACAAATGTGTTCGCTGAACTGGACGCGGAGACTGTAACCAGCGTGGATTGTGATGGCATGATTTTTGATCCAACTACCTTTAAGGCGGTGCGAGAG GTACAGTTAAGTCAAGAAGCCATTCACATCCTCTCTCTGAGTCCCAGATCAAGAACGGAGGAACAGCTTCAAATT GCCTTAGTTGCGCTGAAAACCAGTGTTGCTGCCTTCGGCGAGTATCCGCTGAAGATGCAGCGACGGTTGGTGTCTGTTGGCTGGTATGAAAG attTGAGGCCAAGAGAGTTATAATTCGCCAAGGCCACAAAGCGGAAAACTTCTATTTCATTCTGTCTGGGACAG CACTTGTTACGCTATTAGTCAACGATGCGAAGTCCAGAGAACAGAGAAACACAACAGTTGCAGTTCTGGGGAAAGGAAGCAGCTTTGGG GAACTGGCCCTGCTTCATCACAAAACGAGGAGTGCGACAGTTTTATGCAAGGATGAAGTTTCTCTCTTAGCGGTTTGCAGAGAG GATTTTCGGGATATTTTTATGAGTTACGAGGACGGCAGAGAACCAGAACATATCCGATTTTTaag AGGCGTCCCGTATTTGAAGGATCTTCCACTCGACGACTTAACGACCAAGCATGACGTCTGCATATTTCATTACTTCAG gcGTGGAGTTGTTATAGTTAACGAAAGTAAGACGAAATGGATATACGTCGTGAAAACG GGATCTTGTCGAGTCCTAACTCATTTGTCCAAAAAGACAGCAAAGTTAAAGCGGTCAGCCGGCAGTCCAGAGAAAACAAACGCAGTCCTTCCCGTGATACCTGTGGACGAGGCAGACAGGAGGAAAGCGCTGTATACAG CTGCTGGTGATCGTATCCGACCGATCTTATGGTCACCAGAAATTAAACGGCCTAAGACTGAACCTTCCTTATCCTCAAAGAACAACAATGATCTAACACTGCCTGCCTTGGTTGGTGAACCGGAAAAATTCAGG AAAACCGCTAAAAACGTGACTTGGATGGGACGTCTGAGCGCATTATCTCGAGATA TCAGAGATAGCGAAGAACATCGGCAGAAAATTGAACGCCTCCACAAACGGATTAGTAATGTGGAAAAACCCCGAAATAAAACTCCTTCG AATAACAAAAGACAACTTGAGACACCAGAGGCGGACTCAAAAAACGAGCAAGTGGTGGTGCAGATAGAATTACTTAAACCCAAGGATCAGTTT GGTCTTTCGATGCTGCTTTTCGATAATCCTGCCGTCAAATGCCATTTG GTTAGCAATGGAGCGGAAtgtgttttgataaagaaaagtTGGTTCCTGCAGCATGCTACAGAAGCAACATTGCGAAAACTTAGAAATCAG ATTCCTCCATACCCAAGTCAAGCCACTCTCGAACAGAAAATGCAAGATCAGGCTAACTGGGACTCgtttaaaacacaaacaatcaaTTCTCTTCTAGATACACTTCATTTATGA
- the LOC131797836 gene encoding cyclic nucleotide-binding domain-containing protein 2 isoform X3, with the protein MIVARKRGYTLSPCLLSSSRISKSNPVFTQVSSKTRRLQRQASFSGVASKLMDARSETSRKLSRQISKMARAQEEKERQKMREKEEAAEEEKKKKEQEFDRSTITRKLSIFGSYRRMSFNQKGKLSEEPIERFRKIVQLLCFLLKMKTSMDRKYRSQNTNVFAELDAETVTSVDCDGMIFDPTTFKAVREVQLSQEAIHILSLSPRSRTEEQLQIALVALKTSVAAFGEYPLKMQRRLVSVGWYERFEAKRVIIRQGHKAENFYFILSGTALVTLLVNDAKSREQRNTTVAVLGKGSSFGELALLHHKTRSATVLCKDEVSLLAVCREDFRDIFMSYEDGREPEHIRFLRGVPYLKDLPLDDLTTKHDVCIFHYFRRGVVIVNESKTKWIYVVKTGSCRVLTHLSKKTAKLKRSAGSPEKTNAVLPVIPVDEADRRKALYTAAGDRIRPILWSPEIKRPKTEPSLSSKNNNDLTLPALVGEPEKFRKTAKNVTWMGRLSALSRDIRDSEEHRQKIERLHKRISNVEKPRNKTPSNNKRQLETPEADSKNEQVVVQIELLKPKDQFGLSMLLFDNPAVKCHLVSNGAECVLIKKSWFLQHATEATLRKLRNQIPPYPSQATLEQKMQDQANWDSFKTQTINSLLDTLHL; encoded by the exons ATGATTGTTGCACGGAAAAGAGGGTATACATTGTCGCCGTGTTTATTGTCCAGTTCCAGGATCAGTAAG TCAAACCCAGTCTTCACTCAGGTGTCGAGTAAGACAAGGCGGTTGCAGCGTCAAGCATCGTTTTCTGGAGTCGCCAGTAAACTGATGGACGCCAGGAGCGAAACCTCCAGAAAGCTGAGCCGACAGATCAGTAAAATGGCAAGAGCACAGGAGGAGAAGGAACGACAGAAAATGAGAGAGAAGGAAGAAGCCGCTgaggaagagaagaagaagaaagagcaGGAGTTTGATCGTTCTACCATCACGCGCAAGTTGTCAATTTTCGGCTCATACCGCAGAATGTCGTTTAATCAAAAAGGGAAACTTTCTGAAGAG CCTATCGAGAGATTTCGAAAAATTGTTCAACTTCTTTGTTTCCTGCTGAAAATGAAGACTTCTATGGACAG GAAATACCGCTCTCAAAACACAAATGTGTTCGCTGAACTGGACGCGGAGACTGTAACCAGCGTGGATTGTGATGGCATGATTTTTGATCCAACTACCTTTAAGGCGGTGCGAGAG GTACAGTTAAGTCAAGAAGCCATTCACATCCTCTCTCTGAGTCCCAGATCAAGAACGGAGGAACAGCTTCAAATT GCCTTAGTTGCGCTGAAAACCAGTGTTGCTGCCTTCGGCGAGTATCCGCTGAAGATGCAGCGACGGTTGGTGTCTGTTGGCTGGTATGAAAG attTGAGGCCAAGAGAGTTATAATTCGCCAAGGCCACAAAGCGGAAAACTTCTATTTCATTCTGTCTGGGACAG CACTTGTTACGCTATTAGTCAACGATGCGAAGTCCAGAGAACAGAGAAACACAACAGTTGCAGTTCTGGGGAAAGGAAGCAGCTTTGGG GAACTGGCCCTGCTTCATCACAAAACGAGGAGTGCGACAGTTTTATGCAAGGATGAAGTTTCTCTCTTAGCGGTTTGCAGAGAG GATTTTCGGGATATTTTTATGAGTTACGAGGACGGCAGAGAACCAGAACATATCCGATTTTTaag AGGCGTCCCGTATTTGAAGGATCTTCCACTCGACGACTTAACGACCAAGCATGACGTCTGCATATTTCATTACTTCAG gcGTGGAGTTGTTATAGTTAACGAAAGTAAGACGAAATGGATATACGTCGTGAAAACG GGATCTTGTCGAGTCCTAACTCATTTGTCCAAAAAGACAGCAAAGTTAAAGCGGTCAGCCGGCAGTCCAGAGAAAACAAACGCAGTCCTTCCCGTGATACCTGTGGACGAGGCAGACAGGAGGAAAGCGCTGTATACAG CTGCTGGTGATCGTATCCGACCGATCTTATGGTCACCAGAAATTAAACGGCCTAAGACTGAACCTTCCTTATCCTCAAAGAACAACAATGATCTAACACTGCCTGCCTTGGTTGGTGAACCGGAAAAATTCAGG AAAACCGCTAAAAACGTGACTTGGATGGGACGTCTGAGCGCATTATCTCGAGATA TCAGAGATAGCGAAGAACATCGGCAGAAAATTGAACGCCTCCACAAACGGATTAGTAATGTGGAAAAACCCCGAAATAAAACTCCTTCG AATAACAAAAGACAACTTGAGACACCAGAGGCGGACTCAAAAAACGAGCAAGTGGTGGTGCAGATAGAATTACTTAAACCCAAGGATCAGTTT GGTCTTTCGATGCTGCTTTTCGATAATCCTGCCGTCAAATGCCATTTG GTTAGCAATGGAGCGGAAtgtgttttgataaagaaaagtTGGTTCCTGCAGCATGCTACAGAAGCAACATTGCGAAAACTTAGAAATCAG ATTCCTCCATACCCAAGTCAAGCCACTCTCGAACAGAAAATGCAAGATCAGGCTAACTGGGACTCgtttaaaacacaaacaatcaaTTCTCTTCTAGATACACTTCATTTATGA
- the LOC131797810 gene encoding uncharacterized protein, giving the protein MPEEERIVTSPVASNVKNPPWGTEPDTPNTASGVRKKQFPWTTYSRDYVGATGTPAHPQRMRTAEHLPSGWPFESSHYHSTFRTPQLAYCRHNVQPYSVHRKNNPHAAILDPWKYPDKSYLVWRDNPSLNLPPVRESQSAPNILQHNKSRWMSTTYNTTFNARPLELPNYKPRTAWKPDRFRPTSKAQTPALHWQTEYSHDFRGARGRPTTTERPWDMSWSNLNM; this is encoded by the exons ATGCCAGAAGAGGAGCGAATAGTAACTTCTCCTGTTGCAAGCAACGTCAAAAATCCACCGTGGGGAACTGAACCAGACACACCAAACACAG CGTCTGGAGTAAGAAAGAAGCAGTTCCCTTGGACAACTTACTCGAGAGATTATGTAGGAGCAACTGGAACACCTGCACATCCACAAAG AATGAGAACCGCGGAGCATCTACCATCAGGCTGGCCATTTGAATCAAGTCATTATCACAGCACATTTAGAACACCCCAGCTGGCGTACTGCAGACACAATGTACAGCCTTACTCCGTGCATCGGAAAAATAATCCGCATGCAGCAATTCTCGACCCATGGAAGTACCCGGATAAG AGTTACTTGGTGTGGAGGGACAATCCATCTTTGAATCTCCCGCCTGTTCGGGAATCGCAGTCGGCACCGAACATTCTCCAACATAACAAGAGCCGTTGGATGTCAACAACATACAATACCACCTTCAACGCAAGACCTCTGG aactTCCAAACTACAAACCAAGAACTGCATGGAAACCAGACCGCTTCAGACCGACCTCCAAAG CCCAGACCCCTGCTCTTCATTGGCAGACTGAGTACTCTCACGACTTCAGAGGAGCCCGAGGAAGACCGACCACGACTGAACG cccGTGGGACATGTCTTGGAGTAACTTAAACATGTGA